The following proteins are co-located in the Alcaligenes faecalis genome:
- a CDS encoding DMT family transporter yields the protein MPPATSPALLPRHLAIILLLMLGSSFAANHIAAKVALDHGTGLIISVIFRSAVATLALSMLLIWRKQALHVPRQYLGWQLLLGALITMQCMLIYSSIARIPVALALLVANMYPILLALLTWILGGHKPTRKASIIMVAILIGLLLALDTPSLIQGATLDGQWVLGVVCSLLTALTFAMGLWVTENKLAPLPGLVRSFCTISQTLVCLIALSPLGLLPGGSALPHDATGWIALSLVCVLYTTGFVTLFVLAPRLDMTRNAPFMNMEPVASLILGWLILKQTLNSTQLLGGAVVLSGIVALAYQRAPRK from the coding sequence ATGCCCCCCGCCACATCTCCTGCCTTACTGCCCCGCCACCTTGCCATTATTTTGCTGTTAATGCTGGGCAGCTCCTTTGCCGCCAACCATATTGCAGCCAAAGTCGCACTGGACCATGGTACCGGGCTGATCATCTCGGTTATTTTTCGTTCGGCCGTGGCTACCCTGGCCTTGAGCATGCTGCTCATCTGGCGCAAACAAGCCTTGCATGTGCCGCGTCAGTATCTAGGCTGGCAACTGCTGCTGGGCGCGCTGATCACCATGCAGTGCATGCTGATCTATTCCTCCATCGCCCGCATCCCTGTCGCCCTGGCCTTGCTGGTGGCCAATATGTACCCAATCTTGTTGGCCCTGCTGACCTGGATCCTGGGCGGGCACAAGCCGACTCGCAAGGCCTCCATCATCATGGTGGCCATTCTGATTGGCCTCTTGCTGGCGCTGGACACTCCCAGCCTGATTCAGGGCGCAACGCTGGATGGGCAATGGGTGCTGGGTGTGGTGTGTAGCCTGCTGACGGCCCTGACGTTTGCCATGGGTCTGTGGGTTACAGAAAATAAACTGGCCCCTCTGCCTGGTCTGGTGCGCAGTTTCTGTACCATCAGCCAAACGCTGGTCTGCCTGATTGCACTCAGCCCCCTGGGACTGCTGCCCGGTGGTTCTGCCTTGCCCCACGATGCCACAGGCTGGATTGCCCTGTCGCTGGTCTGTGTGCTGTACACCACCGGCTTTGTCACCCTGTTTGTGCTGGCACCCCGACTGGACATGACACGCAATGCGCCCTTCATGAACATGGAGCCGGTGGCCTCCCTGATTCTGGGCTGGCTGATTCTGAAGCAAACCTTGAACTCCACCCAATTGCTGGGTGGAGCGGTAGTCCTGAGCGGGATCGTGGCACTGGCCTATCAGCGCGCCCCACGCAAATAA
- a CDS encoding phospholipase D family protein, with protein MKIDPADKPTIPRSADQAPSIFWRSLIAGGALLAGLTGCALPSLEGRSHSTALPLDQAQETMIGQAVTPLVQQHPGLSGIYPLFDPHDAYAARALLAFAAQKTLDVQYYIWRGDTTGTLMLDTLLQAAERGVRVRLLIDDNGITGLDDSLSALNAHPNIEVRLFNPFVLRWPKSLGFLMDFSRLNRRMHNKSFTVDNQVTIIGGRNVGDEYFGATQDVLFADLDVMAIGAVVQDVSTDFDRYWASQSAYPVDTLIKTGDSQALVTFQAQLQEAQGQPRAKEYQQVLRESDLVSHLVRGELDFQWARTTMISDDPAKALGPVNPEQLMVWQMDHVLGKPTSQVDLVSSYFVPTAAGVRAFEEMMKRPGMKVRVLTNSLAATDVAAVHAGYAKRRKALLEAGVQLLELRPTTDTPTRHGSGPFGSSGSALHAKTFAVDGKRLFVGSFNFDPRSVNLNTELGFIIESPEMAQALSKSFEEVLPYRSYRVELDEQGDLVWIQLNEDGTERFFTSEPNASLWRRAGVGILSVLPIEWLL; from the coding sequence ATGAAAATCGACCCCGCCGATAAGCCGACGATACCCCGTTCTGCGGACCAGGCCCCGTCCATTTTTTGGCGCAGCCTGATTGCGGGTGGAGCCTTGCTGGCCGGCCTGACAGGCTGTGCATTGCCGTCGTTGGAGGGCCGTAGCCACAGCACGGCTTTGCCGCTGGATCAGGCCCAGGAGACCATGATTGGCCAGGCGGTGACCCCCCTGGTGCAGCAGCATCCTGGCTTGTCGGGTATTTACCCTTTGTTTGATCCACATGACGCGTATGCGGCCCGTGCCTTGCTGGCCTTCGCCGCTCAGAAAACGCTGGATGTGCAGTATTACATCTGGCGGGGCGACACCACCGGCACCTTGATGCTGGATACCTTGTTGCAAGCGGCTGAGCGCGGCGTGCGAGTGCGTTTGCTGATTGATGATAATGGTATTACGGGGCTGGATGACTCCTTATCGGCCTTGAACGCCCACCCCAATATTGAAGTGCGCCTGTTCAACCCTTTTGTGTTGCGCTGGCCTAAATCCTTGGGTTTTCTGATGGATTTTTCCCGTCTGAACCGGCGCATGCACAACAAGTCCTTTACCGTGGACAACCAGGTCACCATTATTGGTGGGCGCAACGTGGGTGATGAATACTTCGGTGCGACCCAGGACGTGTTGTTTGCAGATCTGGATGTGATGGCCATCGGTGCTGTGGTCCAGGATGTCTCCACGGATTTCGATCGCTACTGGGCCAGCCAGTCGGCCTATCCGGTCGATACTTTGATTAAAACAGGTGATTCGCAAGCACTGGTGACGTTTCAGGCGCAGTTGCAAGAGGCCCAGGGGCAGCCGCGCGCCAAGGAGTATCAGCAGGTGCTGCGTGAGTCGGATCTGGTCAGCCATTTGGTGCGCGGTGAACTGGATTTCCAGTGGGCGCGTACCACCATGATCAGTGATGATCCGGCCAAGGCTTTGGGCCCGGTCAATCCGGAGCAGTTGATGGTCTGGCAAATGGACCATGTGCTGGGCAAACCCACCAGTCAGGTTGATCTGGTGTCCTCTTATTTTGTGCCGACAGCCGCGGGCGTGCGCGCTTTTGAGGAGATGATGAAACGGCCAGGCATGAAGGTGCGTGTTTTGACCAATTCTCTGGCAGCCACGGACGTGGCAGCGGTGCATGCCGGTTATGCGAAGCGACGCAAAGCCTTGCTGGAAGCGGGTGTGCAGTTGCTTGAGCTGCGGCCCACCACGGACACACCTACCCGTCATGGTTCGGGGCCTTTTGGCAGCTCCGGCTCGGCCCTGCATGCCAAGACCTTTGCAGTGGATGGCAAACGCCTGTTTGTGGGGTCCTTTAATTTTGATCCGCGCTCGGTCAACTTGAATACGGAATTGGGCTTTATTATTGAAAGCCCTGAAATGGCGCAAGCCTTGTCCAAGAGTTTCGAGGAAGTCTTGCCTTATCGCAGCTATCGTGTCGAACTGGATGAGCAGGGCGATTTGGTATGGATTCAGTTGAACGAAGATGGCACCGAGCGTTTTTTTACCTCTGAGCCCAATGCCAGTCTTTGGCGGCGGGCCGGGGTCGGTATCTTGTCTGTCTTGCCGATCGAGTGGCTGCTTTAA
- a CDS encoding AAA family ATPase codes for MDVLPSSASHLAQIYLLGPYRLLVQGQCRAQIINYDKARILLSMLALAQGKPISRSHLAETIWHEDPISVGRARLRHALHALRRAFEGCDQALHITNDTLALDPNRTQVDVLSLLQHPSQPTLSDLERLNLYQGPLLGQVKLHHGEQLQDWLQDTQHTIRQALSQCRDRYIQSGLKSLPTPQAISHLKRWLVLWPEEEKLHQELIRLLKQEGQHEAALHAYEQCSVLLADRLGCEPSAQTRNLVDLPTRSSSSPVKSLSTTVCLQLRPLAAVGLCLRFEPGHRHAREKGGQLLEQSRQTLRHLIEQHGAWPCEAGPNQLIAYFGYPELLESPVTQAAILARVAATLRMDEHITLSVALHADLAMDDQSACPDPWGQLAQVVLPLSWEATPGAPRISVQAALRLDSRDTHPPTGRQNEALWLNLSPSETDHARLTSRVYGRSQEFDHLVQAWSQIGSSRTLHHIAIHGRAHVGKSLLVQSLADYVQKTNHPCIMLTCREDKRRVAWHPIRLWLHEQIADYIASQNGKQHDPFSVQILQEALETSPKQAQSLHQWLGHGSEEQELNEPSTAHMDLLFNLLSGTGTSPRRRLLIIENVQWADPPTQRLIRLLAHSAPRHPTLLLTTSRKPGHGLERAEHLSLPTLDRSSINSLLSNQRGQRLSRDKRSSLVKLSAGNPGHAHELLRCHELNNECHDALRLTDLICTQYHSLLPATRHILTSIALQEEPIAIDELALMLRLESTTLSGGLDTLATLDLIDMHDKQVACLPLVSQALKRVAMHEELRQAHHAVAQHGIRRRHAPELIARHLCEADSAEAAFWWQRAAREALAQDDLRLASQYLQRSLNRSDMIEDLQVRQTLQFECRMLQGAIESSLYGPASASTAMAYELGRGLHDEHDSDQVMISLWTAWTALQAQGNFEQALQKARQLLALANETSHDQNRSWALYAIGQHELWKGNVANAIQTLNLSLAVFDDLKEQSSRQAIAEHFPQSMTFGTLSVALALKGDREAAQQHAHLALQSLRSDTTFSLRAITHLFVMQAHYLMEQLEHCQQVAELSLQELQRSHHPEPWSALSRSYLHYCQVMLHGRETSLQSLLDCVQTAQYGLPISADGLMCRIARAMIRLGRSNEAMPWLDKAAAQGLRYDTNSLRAELHCVRGDAWMALGENAQALQEWNLAEQCMEKYGLHRYADWIQTRRQAVQRLKV; via the coding sequence ATGGATGTTTTACCTTCCTCTGCCTCGCACTTGGCCCAAATTTACCTGCTCGGTCCTTACCGACTTCTGGTTCAAGGACAATGCCGTGCACAAATCATTAATTACGATAAAGCACGTATTTTGTTGTCCATGTTGGCTTTGGCGCAGGGTAAGCCCATCAGCCGCAGCCATCTGGCCGAAACGATCTGGCATGAAGATCCTATCAGTGTGGGTCGCGCTCGCTTGCGTCACGCGCTGCACGCCCTGCGCCGCGCCTTTGAAGGCTGTGACCAGGCCCTGCACATTACCAATGACACTCTGGCCCTGGATCCCAACCGCACACAAGTGGATGTGCTCAGCCTGCTGCAACACCCCAGCCAGCCTACACTTAGCGATCTAGAGCGCCTGAATCTGTATCAGGGCCCCTTGCTGGGGCAAGTGAAGCTGCATCATGGCGAGCAGTTGCAAGACTGGTTGCAGGATACGCAGCACACTATTCGGCAAGCCCTGTCTCAATGTCGTGACCGTTATATCCAGTCTGGTCTGAAATCTTTACCTACACCACAAGCGATCAGCCATCTTAAACGCTGGCTTGTGCTCTGGCCGGAAGAAGAAAAGCTGCATCAAGAGCTGATTCGACTGCTGAAACAGGAAGGTCAGCACGAAGCGGCCCTGCACGCTTATGAGCAGTGTTCGGTCTTGCTGGCCGACCGTTTGGGGTGCGAACCCAGTGCCCAGACACGCAACTTGGTAGATCTGCCGACACGCTCGTCGTCCAGCCCGGTCAAATCCTTGTCGACGACAGTCTGCCTGCAGTTGCGTCCCTTGGCGGCAGTGGGTTTGTGCCTGCGCTTTGAACCCGGCCACCGCCACGCCCGCGAAAAAGGGGGACAACTGCTGGAACAAAGCCGCCAGACGTTACGACATCTGATCGAACAGCATGGTGCCTGGCCCTGTGAAGCGGGCCCCAATCAGTTGATCGCCTATTTTGGGTATCCAGAACTGCTGGAGTCACCCGTCACTCAGGCGGCCATATTGGCACGCGTTGCCGCAACCTTGCGCATGGATGAGCACATTACGCTGAGCGTTGCCCTTCATGCCGATCTGGCCATGGACGATCAAAGCGCCTGTCCGGACCCCTGGGGTCAATTGGCACAAGTTGTCTTGCCCTTGAGCTGGGAAGCTACTCCCGGCGCACCACGTATCAGCGTGCAGGCCGCCCTGCGTCTGGACAGCAGAGATACTCACCCCCCCACTGGTCGCCAAAATGAGGCCCTGTGGTTGAATCTGAGCCCCTCCGAAACAGACCACGCGCGTTTGACCAGCCGCGTTTATGGCCGGTCACAAGAGTTCGATCATCTGGTGCAAGCCTGGTCGCAGATTGGCTCAAGTCGCACATTGCATCACATCGCCATTCACGGCCGCGCTCATGTTGGCAAAAGTCTGCTGGTGCAGTCTCTGGCGGACTATGTACAAAAAACCAACCACCCCTGCATTATGCTCACTTGTCGTGAAGACAAGCGTCGTGTGGCCTGGCACCCGATTCGTCTCTGGCTGCACGAGCAGATTGCCGATTACATTGCCTCGCAAAATGGCAAGCAGCACGACCCTTTCTCCGTTCAAATCTTGCAAGAAGCACTGGAAACCAGCCCCAAACAGGCCCAGTCCCTGCACCAATGGTTAGGCCATGGCTCTGAAGAGCAAGAACTGAACGAGCCTTCCACCGCGCATATGGACTTGCTGTTCAACCTGCTCAGCGGCACCGGCACTTCGCCCCGCCGTCGCTTGCTGATTATTGAGAACGTGCAATGGGCTGACCCGCCTACACAACGTCTGATCCGCTTGCTGGCACACTCAGCCCCCCGTCACCCGACGCTATTGCTCACGACCAGCCGCAAACCTGGCCATGGTCTGGAGCGTGCCGAACACCTGAGCTTGCCGACGCTGGATCGCTCCAGCATCAACAGCTTGCTGAGCAACCAACGCGGCCAGCGGCTATCGCGCGATAAACGCAGCAGCCTGGTCAAGTTAAGTGCGGGCAACCCAGGTCACGCTCATGAACTGCTGCGCTGCCACGAGCTCAATAACGAATGCCACGATGCCTTGCGCCTGACTGACCTGATCTGCACCCAATACCACAGCCTCTTGCCCGCAACACGCCACATTCTGACCAGCATTGCCTTGCAGGAGGAGCCCATCGCCATTGACGAGCTGGCCCTGATGTTGCGTCTGGAGAGCACGACCTTGAGCGGCGGCTTGGATACCTTGGCGACGCTGGATTTGATCGATATGCATGACAAGCAGGTAGCCTGTCTGCCCCTGGTCTCCCAGGCACTGAAACGCGTGGCCATGCACGAAGAGCTGCGCCAGGCCCACCACGCCGTTGCCCAGCACGGTATACGCCGCCGTCATGCACCCGAGCTGATTGCTCGGCACCTGTGCGAGGCTGATAGCGCAGAAGCCGCCTTTTGGTGGCAACGCGCTGCCCGCGAGGCCTTGGCACAAGACGACCTGCGTCTGGCCAGCCAATATCTGCAACGCTCCTTGAACCGCAGCGATATGATTGAAGACCTGCAGGTACGCCAAACCCTGCAGTTTGAATGCCGCATGTTGCAAGGTGCCATTGAATCGTCCCTGTATGGCCCGGCCTCGGCATCGACCGCCATGGCTTACGAATTGGGGCGTGGGCTGCATGATGAGCACGACTCAGATCAGGTCATGATCAGCTTATGGACGGCCTGGACGGCCCTTCAAGCCCAAGGCAATTTTGAACAGGCCCTGCAAAAAGCGCGCCAACTGCTGGCCCTGGCCAATGAAACCAGCCACGATCAAAACCGCAGTTGGGCTTTGTATGCCATTGGTCAGCACGAGCTGTGGAAAGGCAATGTCGCCAATGCCATCCAGACACTGAACCTGAGCCTGGCCGTCTTTGATGACCTGAAGGAGCAGAGCAGCCGTCAAGCCATTGCCGAGCACTTTCCGCAATCCATGACCTTTGGCACCCTGAGCGTGGCTCTGGCCTTGAAAGGCGATAGGGAGGCGGCACAGCAGCACGCTCATCTCGCCTTGCAAAGCCTGCGCTCAGACACCACTTTCTCCCTGCGCGCCATCACCCATTTGTTCGTGATGCAGGCCCACTATCTGATGGAACAGCTTGAGCACTGTCAGCAAGTGGCCGAGCTGTCCCTGCAAGAGCTACAAAGATCGCATCACCCCGAGCCCTGGTCTGCGCTTAGTCGCTCTTACCTGCACTATTGCCAGGTGATGCTGCATGGTCGGGAAACCAGCCTGCAATCGCTGCTCGATTGCGTACAGACTGCTCAGTACGGGCTGCCCATCAGCGCCGATGGCCTGATGTGCCGGATTGCCCGCGCCATGATCCGCCTGGGACGCAGCAATGAGGCCATGCCCTGGCTTGACAAGGCCGCTGCTCAAGGCCTGCGCTATGACACGAACAGTTTGCGCGCAGAACTGCACTGTGTACGTGGTGATGCCTGGATGGCGCTGGGTGAAAATGCACAAGCCTTGCAGGAGTGGAATCTGGCTGAACAATGCATGGAAAAATATGGCCTGCACCGCTACGCAGACTGGATTCAGACACGCCGACAGGCCGTGCAACGGCTCAAAGTCTAG